In one Bacillus sp. PK3_68 genomic region, the following are encoded:
- a CDS encoding 2Fe-2S iron-sulfur cluster-binding protein, with amino-acid sequence MPNIHFINSQKTLEVPEHSNILRMSLRYDGELPNRCGGGICGTCVFKTEEGAEFLDNVKIQERRKLGEEWLEKGYRLGCQTFVTTGDIAVSWDEEVTQQVKKRKPDKLKKEVSTTK; translated from the coding sequence ATGCCTAACATTCATTTTATTAATAGCCAAAAAACATTGGAAGTTCCGGAACACTCTAATATTTTAAGAATGTCTCTCCGCTATGATGGGGAATTGCCAAATCGCTGCGGCGGCGGAATTTGTGGTACCTGTGTATTTAAGACAGAAGAAGGGGCCGAATTTCTCGATAACGTAAAAATACAGGAAAGAAGAAAATTAGGAGAAGAGTGGCTGGAAAAAGGCTATCGATTAGGCTGCCAGACATTTGTGACTACAGGTGATATTGCTGTTTCCTGGGATGAGGAAGTCACTCAACAAGTGAAAAAGAGAAAACCAGATAAACTGAAAAAAGAAGTATCCACGACTAAATAA
- a CDS encoding GntR family transcriptional regulator, producing MEMNWKEESFLSIREYAYLYLKERILEGKYKAGDRLIERELAAKLAISRTPIREALFRLESQGFVQTVPRKGVVVSEISEEEVIEVFTILSSLEVLAAKLAAQRMDEETQKELDEKIQQLLKLEEQGEEDFNSEHIQMNHLLNKAAKSPKLFEILSGLTDYIHMSANMGYETPGRRKESLKEHLDIMKALRNKEIEMAEYLMRIHIENSKKAYISYIQQVKEKRTKN from the coding sequence ATGGAGATGAATTGGAAAGAGGAAAGTTTTTTATCCATACGGGAGTATGCCTATTTATATTTAAAAGAACGGATTCTTGAAGGGAAATATAAAGCAGGGGACCGTCTAATTGAAAGAGAGCTTGCTGCAAAGTTAGCCATTAGCCGTACACCGATCCGTGAGGCTCTATTTCGTCTCGAATCTCAAGGGTTTGTTCAAACAGTGCCAAGAAAAGGTGTTGTCGTTTCAGAGATTTCTGAAGAAGAGGTTATTGAAGTATTTACCATTCTTTCTTCATTAGAAGTGCTTGCAGCAAAATTAGCCGCACAGAGGATGGATGAAGAGACACAAAAAGAATTAGACGAAAAAATCCAACAGTTATTAAAGCTAGAAGAACAAGGGGAAGAAGATTTTAATAGTGAACACATCCAGATGAATCATCTTCTTAATAAGGCAGCCAAGAGTCCAAAATTATTCGAGATCTTATCGGGTTTAACAGATTATATTCATATGTCAGCAAATATGGGGTATGAAACGCCCGGAAGAAGAAAGGAGTCCTTAAAAGAACATCTTGATATTATGAAGGCTCTACGCAATAAAGAAATAGAAATGGCTGAATACTTAATGAGAATACACATTGAAAACTCTAAAAAAGCATATATCAGCTATATTCAACAAGTGAAAGAAAAAAGAACGAAAAACTAA
- a CDS encoding RidA family protein produces the protein MMNKGVKSNIEKRLQELNIQLPDAPSNPHPFIPGVISGNTVILSGQTPKVDGRQKYVGVVGTSGISMEEAQDGARICVVNLLASLKEILGNLNRVTKVLKVNGYVAADSQFKDHPLVINAASDLLNDIFGEENQHARIAVGMSSLPGGAPVEVEMIVEFE, from the coding sequence ATGATGAACAAAGGAGTAAAAAGTAACATTGAAAAAAGATTGCAAGAATTAAATATTCAACTGCCTGATGCGCCATCTAATCCACACCCATTTATTCCTGGTGTAATTTCAGGAAATACGGTTATATTGTCAGGACAAACCCCAAAGGTAGATGGCCGTCAAAAATATGTTGGGGTGGTCGGTACGTCAGGCATCAGCATGGAGGAGGCGCAGGATGGGGCAAGGATATGCGTAGTGAATTTACTAGCTTCCTTAAAGGAAATTCTCGGGAACTTGAATAGAGTGACAAAAGTACTTAAAGTAAATGGATATGTGGCGGCAGACAGCCAATTTAAAGATCATCCCCTAGTGATTAATGCAGCCTCTGACTTGCTAAACGATATTTTCGGAGAAGAAAATCAGCATGCGCGTATAGCCGTTGGAATGTCCTCATTGCCTGGAGGAGCGCCTGTAGAAGTAGAGATGATAGTAGAATTTGAATAA
- a CDS encoding ferredoxin: MAKYTIVDRETCIACGSCGAEAPEIFDYDEEGISYVLLDDNQGTTPIPDNLTEGLEDAFDGCPTESIRISDASFDGDPNKFE, encoded by the coding sequence GTGGCCAAATATACAATTGTGGATAGAGAAACTTGTATTGCATGCGGATCTTGTGGGGCAGAAGCACCAGAAATTTTTGATTATGATGAAGAAGGAATCTCCTACGTCTTGTTAGACGATAATCAAGGAACAACTCCCATACCAGATAATTTAACCGAAGGGCTTGAAGATGCATTTGATGGCTGTCCAACGGAGTCTATTCGGATTTCTGATGCATCGTTCGACGGGGATCCAAACAAGTTCGAGTAA
- a CDS encoding NAD(P)/FAD-dependent oxidoreductase, whose translation MNDHQNKLYDITVIGGGPAGLFTAFYGGMRQSSVKIIDSMPQLGGQLAALYPEKFIYDVAGFPKIRAQELIDALKEQALLFNPAVALEECALHVEKQVDGFKITTDKAIHFSKTIIITGGAGAFEPRRLPHESAGLYESKNLHYFINDLHQFADKKVVINGGGDSAVDWALMIEPIAREVTLIHRRDKFRAHEHSVNQLKQSSVNILTPYQIKELRGKGKLEKIIVANNQTSEERLIELDDLIVNFGFISSLGEIKNWGLDIQKGSIVVNSKMETNIPGIYAAGDICTYPGKVKLIAVGFGEAPTAVNNAKAYMDPQARVQPLHSTSIGLPEAVPIGK comes from the coding sequence GTGAACGATCACCAGAACAAATTATATGATATCACGGTAATTGGTGGAGGGCCTGCTGGACTTTTTACTGCTTTCTATGGAGGAATGCGCCAGTCTTCCGTTAAAATCATTGACAGCATGCCTCAATTAGGCGGACAATTAGCCGCACTCTATCCCGAGAAATTTATTTATGATGTAGCAGGATTTCCGAAAATTCGTGCTCAAGAGCTTATTGATGCTTTAAAGGAGCAAGCTCTCTTATTCAATCCGGCTGTTGCACTTGAAGAGTGTGCGCTACATGTTGAAAAACAAGTGGATGGCTTTAAAATTACAACGGATAAAGCCATCCACTTCTCAAAAACAATTATTATTACAGGCGGAGCAGGAGCTTTTGAACCGAGACGCTTGCCGCATGAATCAGCTGGTTTATATGAATCGAAAAATCTTCATTATTTTATTAACGATCTTCATCAGTTTGCTGATAAGAAGGTTGTCATTAATGGCGGAGGAGACTCGGCTGTAGACTGGGCATTAATGATTGAACCGATTGCCAGAGAAGTAACTCTTATTCATCGGCGAGATAAGTTTCGTGCTCATGAACATAGCGTCAATCAATTGAAACAATCGAGTGTCAATATTTTAACTCCTTATCAGATTAAAGAGTTAAGAGGAAAGGGAAAATTGGAAAAAATTATTGTTGCTAATAACCAAACATCTGAAGAAAGACTAATAGAATTAGATGATTTAATCGTAAACTTTGGCTTTATATCAAGTCTGGGAGAAATAAAGAACTGGGGGCTTGATATTCAAAAGGGGAGTATCGTTGTGAATTCCAAAATGGAAACAAATATTCCGGGGATTTATGCAGCAGGAGATATATGCACATACCCTGGCAAAGTAAAGCTGATAGCAGTAGGTTTTGGTGAGGCTCCGACGGCAGTTAATAATGCAAAGGCTTATATGGATCCACAGGCAAGAGTGCAGCCGCTTCACAGCACATCCATAGGGCTGCCTGAAGCAGTCCCGATAGGAAAATAG